The following proteins are co-located in the Candidatus Woesearchaeota archaeon genome:
- a CDS encoding HAD-IA family hydrolase, producing MIKAVAIDCGGVLFAEGKAFAVERLAKEGLDRQTVLKALGSEEASLLRRAFLTEDECWSRVQERLPEGYDALYLRDVWYDSYIIDQDILKLVKELRGRYKLVIFSGNIKKRVEHLEKKYSFMGLFDDFVWSYEHHLGKYDDEFYRLLIRTAGVDPSEIACFEDNPKHAEQARSFGINVVEYRRGDIRRVRKELQELGVI from the coding sequence GTGATAAAGGCAGTGGCAATAGATTGCGGCGGAGTCCTTTTTGCAGAAGGCAAAGCATTTGCAGTAGAAAGGCTGGCAAAAGAGGGACTTGACAGGCAGACTGTGCTGAAAGCACTCGGATCAGAGGAAGCGTCACTCCTAAGAAGAGCGTTCCTGACAGAAGATGAATGCTGGTCAAGAGTGCAGGAAAGACTGCCAGAAGGTTATGATGCCCTATACCTGCGGGATGTCTGGTATGACAGCTACATAATAGATCAAGATATTCTCAAGCTTGTGAAGGAACTGCGGGGCAGATACAAGCTGGTAATCTTCTCTGGGAACATCAAGAAAAGGGTCGAGCATCTGGAGAAGAAGTATAGTTTCATGGGGTTATTCGATGATTTTGTCTGGTCATATGAGCATCATCTAGGTAAGTATGATGACGAGTTCTATAGGCTCCTTATCCGAACAGCAGGAGTTGATCCCTCTGAGATAGCCTGCTTTGAAGATAACCCGAAGCATGCGGAGCAAGCCAGATCATTCGGGATCAATGTCGTGGAGTACAGAAGAGGAGATATTAGAAGGGTTAGGAAAGAGCTCCAAGAATTGGGTGTTATATAA
- a CDS encoding exosome complex protein Rrp42: MNKEQKKHIIQSLKQGVRLDGRDLEEYREVIIETGISATAEGSARVKLGETEVIAGVKIGIDKPFPDRPDDGILMVNAEFLPLSSPDFESGPPGIESIELARVVDRGIRESKMIDLKKLCIKPGEKVWGVMIDICTVNVDGNLLDAAGLAAMAAVRDAKFPSYENDQVDYKKMTEKGLPYSKLPIPVTIFKVGNVFLVDPTEEEEDLYDARLTVTTEESGQLCALQKGGEGPLSADDVKKMLEMGALKGAELREKLG; the protein is encoded by the coding sequence GTGAATAAGGAACAGAAGAAGCATATCATACAGTCACTCAAACAGGGAGTCAGGCTTGACGGCAGGGATCTTGAGGAATACAGGGAAGTCATAATCGAGACAGGCATCTCAGCGACAGCAGAAGGCTCAGCAAGAGTCAAGCTGGGTGAGACTGAAGTGATTGCCGGAGTCAAGATAGGCATCGATAAGCCATTTCCAGACAGGCCGGATGACGGGATACTCATGGTCAATGCAGAGTTCCTGCCGCTGAGCTCGCCGGATTTCGAGTCAGGCCCTCCAGGGATAGAGTCGATCGAGCTGGCAAGAGTCGTGGACAGGGGGATCAGGGAGAGCAAGATGATAGACCTGAAGAAGCTGTGCATCAAGCCAGGCGAGAAAGTCTGGGGTGTCATGATAGACATCTGCACAGTCAATGTCGACGGCAATCTGCTGGATGCAGCAGGCCTTGCAGCAATGGCGGCAGTGAGGGATGCGAAATTCCCCTCATATGAGAACGACCAGGTAGACTACAAGAAGATGACAGAGAAAGGCCTTCCGTACAGCAAGCTTCCGATACCGGTCACAATCTTCAAGGTGGGCAATGTGTTCCTTGTCGATCCCACAGAAGAAGAAGAGGACCTCTATGATGCGAGGCTCACAGTGACCACAGAAGAGAGCGGACAGCTGTGCGCGCTCCAGAAAGGTGGCGAAGGGCCGCTGTCAGCAGATGATGTGAAGAAGATGCTTGAGATGGGTGCATTAAAGGGTGCAGAGCTCAGGGAAAAGCTGGGGTGA
- a CDS encoding DUF357 domain-containing protein — MKEVTEEKMNRDIDVTKRALEKAKIIVPENSHLFSVAKDFYDMAERYFNDALHFKEKGDFVRADTAVYYAHAWLDAGARLGVFDVQHDSTLFTVD; from the coding sequence ATGAAAGAAGTGACTGAAGAGAAGATGAACAGGGACATCGATGTCACAAAGAGGGCTCTGGAAAAAGCAAAGATCATTGTTCCAGAGAACTCCCATCTCTTCTCTGTTGCAAAAGACTTCTATGACATGGCAGAACGATACTTCAATGATGCACTGCACTTCAAAGAGAAAGGCGATTTCGTGAGAGCGGATACAGCGGTGTATTACGCGCATGCATGGCTGGATGCCGGAGCACGGCTCGGTGTATTTGATGTGCAGCATGATTCAACATTATTCACAGTTGACTAG
- a CDS encoding NAD(+)/NADH kinase, translating to MTYKTFNVVSANTKSVDEVRRHFKFHGFKLSTKPDFVVSVGGDGTLFFAERAYPGIPKLMLRESKKCLKCENVELELYINALKKGKVKTEKHKKLEASFPVGRKKEKTYCVNDFVLRNFYPTYALRFNIKSGKNIIGEELIGDGIVVATSFGATGYFESITRHKFSRGIGVAFNNLTKPKKHILLNEKSKIEIELLRGEAVFTADNDPVMYRMQEGARIRIRQSTKEMGLLRLG from the coding sequence ATGACATATAAGACATTCAATGTTGTCTCTGCCAATACAAAGTCTGTGGATGAGGTCAGGCGGCATTTCAAGTTCCATGGGTTCAAGCTCTCCACGAAGCCGGACTTTGTAGTTTCAGTCGGCGGGGACGGCACATTGTTCTTTGCAGAAAGGGCTTATCCAGGAATACCTAAACTCATGCTGCGAGAATCAAAGAAATGCCTCAAATGCGAGAATGTGGAGCTCGAACTTTATATCAATGCGCTGAAGAAAGGCAAGGTGAAGACAGAGAAGCATAAGAAGCTTGAAGCCAGCTTTCCGGTAGGCAGGAAGAAAGAGAAGACATATTGTGTAAATGACTTTGTATTGCGTAATTTCTATCCGACATATGCGCTCAGGTTCAACATCAAATCTGGCAAGAATATAATAGGAGAAGAGCTTATTGGAGATGGGATTGTTGTCGCAACATCCTTTGGGGCAACAGGATATTTCGAGTCCATAACAAGACATAAGTTCAGCAGAGGAATAGGAGTCGCATTCAACAACCTCACAAAGCCAAAAAAACATATTTTACTAAATGAAAAATCGAAGATTGAGATAGAGCTTCTCCGCGGAGAAGCAGTCTTCACAGCAGACAATGATCCAGTCATGTATCGGATGCAGGAAGGGGCAAGGATCAGGATCAGGCAGAGCACGAAAGAGATGGGGCTGCTGAGGCTGGGATGA
- a CDS encoding pyrimidine dimer DNA glycosylase/endonuclease V, translating to MVRINLIDPSNLADQHLIAEYNEILMLFGYVRKYPEAVGIPSSYCLGPGHIRFFQDKLLYLKKRHELIKKEMKLRGFRTEKTIKLSEFPRSLCNDWEPQEKDKQKIRGRLIEKLSKKPDYYSYHGEKKGKVFFLNLIRMSK from the coding sequence ATGGTCAGAATAAACCTGATAGACCCAAGCAATCTTGCAGACCAGCATCTCATCGCAGAGTACAATGAGATACTCATGCTGTTTGGGTATGTCAGGAAATATCCTGAAGCTGTCGGAATTCCCTCTTCATATTGTCTTGGTCCAGGGCATATCCGATTCTTCCAGGACAAACTGCTCTACCTCAAGAAAAGGCATGAATTGATCAAGAAAGAGATGAAGCTTCGTGGATTCAGGACAGAGAAGACTATCAAGCTTTCTGAGTTCCCAAGGTCACTCTGTAATGATTGGGAGCCCCAGGAGAAAGACAAGCAGAAGATCAGGGGAAGGCTTATTGAGAAGTTGAGCAAGAAGCCAGATTATTACTCTTATCATGGTGAGAAAAAAGGGAAGGTGTTCTTTCTGAACCTCATCAGAATGTCAAAATGA
- a CDS encoding ATP-dependent helicase, which translates to MIIWKKEPDSAEALHNILHPVVRQWFFSRFKEFSLPQLYGVTEIHSRNNILVSAPTGSTKTLTGFLSILNELVDSSEKGILENRVYCIYISPLRALSYDIEKNLKEPLEEMEKIAGRPLDIRVAARTGDTTASERSKMLGKPPHILITTPESLAIMLTTIKFRELLKGVQWVIIDEIHALAENKRGTHLALSMERLQKLAHFTRVGLSATVSPLEEVAKFLVGYDNGVPRPCRIVDVQFIKDMDLKVLSPVPNLITASYDRMYNEMYALLDRLVQEHRTTLIFTNTRAATERVVHYLKERFPKNYTATGDNPEDDPKEIGAHHGSLSKRLRHGIETRLREGKVKCIVCSTSLELGIDIGYIDLVILLGSPKSVARALQRIGRSGHKYQASSLGRIVVLDRDDLVECSVLLKSANERKIDRIHIPKNCSDVLAQQIFGMAISDTWNRKELLETIRRAYPFHDYPDHDFREVIDYLAGKYISLEDRHVYAKIWHDEETDMIGRRGKLARILFMTNVGTIPDETAVQVKMGTQTIGMIDEAFLERLKRNDIFVLGGETYQFQFARGMVAQVIPAVGKKPTVPSWFSEMLPLSFDLAMEIGKFRRLMEQRMQDPKEDVLRFINDYLYVDSYGAEAIYNYLREQHMFAEISHDKKIIVENYSDEKKKYAVFHTLFGRRVNDCLSRALAYAVGRMQHIDVEIGINDNGFYLASHKQINVKKALSGLKPQDIRKILEQAIDSSEVLKRRFRHCATRALMILRNYKGHTKRVGRQQVSSMILLNAVKRISDDFPILKEARREVLEDLMDIENTEKVLKRIEGKDLEVREISTELPSPFAFNLIAQGFSDILKMEEKAEFLKRMHEMVSLKISLKEARSSGSDFSRRHFSVEDREALQDKAEMKDFSFEDMWAEMDKKKDKEKDEKKELLKQQLFQVKKVPGYAKMEILKMIEGDRYGIRPDVLKEIENHKEDIRKDWPQELSEFILQAAEECD; encoded by the coding sequence ATGATAATCTGGAAAAAGGAACCGGACTCAGCAGAAGCTCTCCACAATATTCTGCACCCTGTTGTCAGGCAATGGTTCTTCTCTAGGTTCAAGGAATTCTCTCTTCCTCAGCTTTACGGCGTCACAGAGATACACTCAAGGAATAATATTCTCGTATCAGCCCCGACAGGCTCAACAAAAACCCTGACAGGCTTCTTATCAATCCTCAACGAGCTGGTCGACAGCTCAGAGAAAGGCATCCTGGAAAACAGGGTGTACTGCATCTATATCTCCCCATTGAGGGCACTGTCCTATGATATTGAGAAGAACCTCAAAGAGCCATTGGAAGAGATGGAGAAGATAGCAGGCAGGCCCCTGGACATCCGCGTAGCTGCAAGGACCGGCGACACGACCGCAAGCGAGAGGTCAAAGATGCTGGGCAAGCCGCCGCATATCCTGATCACCACCCCTGAATCGCTCGCGATCATGCTCACTACCATAAAGTTCAGGGAGCTCCTGAAAGGAGTCCAGTGGGTGATCATCGACGAGATCCACGCCTTGGCAGAGAACAAGAGAGGCACCCATCTTGCATTGAGCATGGAGCGTCTCCAGAAGCTGGCTCATTTCACCAGGGTAGGACTCAGCGCCACAGTCTCTCCTCTTGAAGAGGTCGCAAAATTCCTCGTCGGCTATGACAATGGCGTCCCGAGGCCTTGCAGGATCGTCGACGTGCAGTTCATCAAGGATATGGACCTGAAAGTGCTGAGCCCTGTCCCCAACCTGATAACAGCTTCATATGACAGGATGTACAACGAGATGTACGCGCTTCTCGACAGGCTCGTACAGGAGCACCGCACCACCCTGATCTTCACCAACACCAGAGCAGCCACTGAGCGCGTTGTCCACTACCTCAAGGAAAGGTTCCCTAAGAATTATACTGCGACCGGCGACAATCCTGAAGATGATCCCAAGGAGATCGGCGCCCATCACGGCTCATTGTCTAAGAGGCTGCGTCATGGCATTGAGACCAGGCTAAGGGAAGGCAAGGTCAAATGCATCGTCTGCTCCACCAGCCTGGAGCTCGGCATCGATATCGGCTACATCGATCTTGTGATCCTGCTGGGCTCGCCGAAATCTGTTGCGCGCGCCCTCCAGCGTATCGGGAGGTCCGGCCATAAGTACCAGGCATCATCCCTAGGCAGGATAGTTGTCTTGGACCGTGATGATCTTGTCGAATGCTCTGTCCTGCTCAAGAGTGCCAATGAGAGGAAGATCGACCGCATACATATCCCGAAGAACTGCTCTGACGTGCTTGCACAGCAGATCTTCGGCATGGCCATCTCAGATACCTGGAACAGGAAAGAGCTCCTCGAAACCATCAGGAGAGCATATCCATTCCATGATTACCCGGACCATGACTTCAGGGAGGTCATTGATTATCTTGCAGGGAAGTACATCTCTCTTGAGGATCGTCATGTCTATGCCAAGATCTGGCATGATGAGGAGACTGACATGATAGGCAGGAGGGGGAAGCTTGCAAGGATACTCTTCATGACCAATGTAGGCACAATCCCTGACGAGACTGCTGTGCAGGTCAAGATGGGGACCCAGACAATCGGCATGATTGATGAGGCATTCCTAGAGCGCCTGAAGCGCAATGACATCTTTGTGCTCGGAGGAGAGACTTATCAGTTCCAGTTCGCGAGAGGCATGGTCGCCCAGGTGATCCCTGCTGTCGGAAAGAAGCCCACTGTGCCTTCATGGTTCTCAGAGATGCTCCCTCTCTCATTCGACCTGGCCATGGAGATCGGAAAGTTCAGGCGCCTGATGGAGCAGAGGATGCAGGATCCAAAGGAAGATGTGCTCAGGTTCATTAATGATTACCTTTATGTCGACAGCTATGGTGCAGAAGCGATATACAATTACTTGAGGGAACAGCACATGTTCGCTGAGATCTCCCATGACAAGAAGATCATTGTCGAGAATTATTCTGATGAGAAGAAGAAATATGCTGTCTTCCATACCTTGTTCGGCAGGAGGGTCAATGACTGCCTTTCAAGGGCACTGGCTTATGCTGTAGGCAGGATGCAGCATATCGATGTTGAGATAGGCATCAATGACAATGGGTTCTATCTTGCGTCGCATAAGCAGATAAATGTGAAGAAAGCCCTGTCAGGCCTGAAGCCCCAGGACATCAGGAAGATCCTCGAGCAGGCCATAGACAGCAGCGAGGTCCTCAAGAGGAGGTTCAGGCACTGTGCGACGAGGGCACTGATGATATTGAGGAACTATAAGGGCCACACAAAGAGGGTCGGCAGGCAGCAGGTCTCGTCGATGATCCTCCTGAATGCTGTGAAGCGCATCTCAGATGATTTCCCTATCCTCAAGGAGGCCAGGAGAGAGGTCCTGGAGGATCTGATGGACATCGAGAACACTGAGAAAGTGCTGAAGCGGATAGAGGGGAAGGACTTGGAAGTAAGGGAGATCAGCACTGAACTGCCTTCGCCTTTTGCATTCAACCTGATTGCTCAGGGCTTCAGCGACATCCTCAAGATGGAAGAGAAGGCTGAGTTCCTCAAGAGGATGCATGAGATGGTCTCTCTCAAGATCTCTCTTAAGGAAGCGAGGAGCAGCGGCTCTGATTTCAGCAGACGCCATTTCAGCGTCGAAGACAGGGAAGCCTTGCAGGATAAAGCAGAGATGAAGGATTTCTCTTTTGAGGACATGTGGGCTGAGATGGATAAGAAGAAGGATAAAGAGAAGGATGAGAAGAAGGAGCTCCTCAAGCAGCAGCTCTTCCAGGTGAAAAAAGTTCCTGGTTATGCGAAGATGGAGATCCTTAAGATGATCGAGGGCGACCGTTATGGCATAAGGCCTGATGTCCTCAAGGAGATAGAGAACCATAAGGAAGACATCAGGAAGGATTGGCCGCAGGAGCTTTCGGAATTCATACTGCAGGCAGCAGAAGAGTGTGATTAA
- a CDS encoding glutathione S-transferase N-terminal domain-containing protein, with product MPKVIVYSTATCPFCHKAKEWLKENKVEFEDVDVSADQAKAREMIEKSGQMGVPVIEIDDKIIIGFDVEKMKQALGI from the coding sequence ATGCCAAAAGTCATTGTCTATTCTACCGCAACATGCCCATTCTGCCACAAGGCAAAAGAGTGGCTCAAGGAGAACAAAGTGGAGTTTGAGGATGTAGATGTCTCAGCAGACCAGGCAAAAGCCCGCGAAATGATAGAGAAGAGCGGGCAGATGGGAGTGCCAGTCATAGAGATCGATGATAAGATCATCATAGGATTTGATGTTGAAAAGATGAAACAGGCATTGGGGATCTGA
- the psmA gene encoding archaeal proteasome endopeptidase complex subunit alpha, whose amino-acid sequence MMQPMQHQMMGYDRAITMFSPDGRLLQVEYAKKTVRQGSTALGMVCKDGVLFVTDKRIVDPLVVPESVEKIFQIDDHIGATASGILSDARVLIERAQVKSQQHKVTYDSPIDILTVVKDICSLKQICTQSGGLRPFGVSTLVGGIDAVGPRLFETDPTGIYFEYKATVIGEGEPEMEEILHKEYSSDLTIEEGLKVAIEAYKKVIKGITVDRIDAAIIMAKEPVFTRLPRDKIQKVFGGKKK is encoded by the coding sequence ATTATGCAACCAATGCAGCATCAGATGATGGGATATGACAGGGCGATCACAATGTTCTCCCCTGACGGAAGGCTCCTTCAGGTAGAGTACGCGAAGAAGACAGTAAGGCAAGGCAGCACAGCATTAGGCATGGTGTGCAAGGACGGAGTGCTGTTCGTGACAGACAAGAGGATAGTCGATCCGCTCGTCGTGCCTGAATCAGTCGAGAAGATATTCCAGATAGACGACCATATAGGCGCCACAGCCTCAGGGATACTCTCAGACGCAAGGGTCCTGATAGAGCGGGCGCAGGTGAAGTCACAGCAGCATAAGGTTACATACGACTCGCCGATAGACATACTGACAGTTGTCAAGGACATCTGCAGCCTCAAGCAGATATGCACCCAGTCAGGCGGGCTGAGGCCGTTCGGCGTCTCCACACTGGTCGGGGGCATAGATGCAGTCGGGCCAAGACTGTTCGAGACAGACCCGACAGGGATATATTTCGAATACAAGGCGACAGTCATCGGGGAGGGCGAGCCTGAGATGGAAGAGATACTCCATAAGGAATACAGCTCAGACCTAACAATAGAAGAGGGCCTGAAGGTCGCGATAGAGGCTTACAAGAAAGTGATCAAGGGAATAACAGTCGACCGGATAGATGCCGCAATCATCATGGCAAAGGAACCTGTATTCACAAGACTGCCGAGGGACAAGATACAGAAAGTGTTCGGCGGAAAGAAGAAGTGA
- a CDS encoding DNA-directed RNA polymerase subunit K, with protein MPEQYSKYERARLIGSRALQISQGAPFMIKISEKELEEIGYNPLEIAKREFEAGVLPIEIKRSMPKLETKEKKSP; from the coding sequence ATGCCTGAACAATACTCAAAATACGAGAGAGCCAGGCTCATTGGCAGCAGGGCACTGCAGATCAGCCAGGGAGCGCCTTTCATGATAAAGATATCAGAGAAAGAGCTTGAGGAGATAGGCTACAACCCGCTCGAGATCGCAAAGAGGGAATTCGAAGCAGGAGTCCTTCCGATAGAGATCAAGAGAAGCATGCCTAAGCTAGAGACCAAAGAGAAGAAATCCCCATAA
- a CDS encoding ribosome assembly factor SBDS translates to MGKSSGPITFDHEKLKHFNLARLKKGGQVFEIVINPDEAIDYKNRKVKDLKEVLRSENIFHDAKKGIMASETAMKEIFETEDKLKIADMILQEGEIQLTAEHREKLREAKKKRIITLIARNACDPKTGHPHPPQRIENAIEEAKVKFNEFKSAEDQVNDVVKQIRAVLPIKFEQREIEIRIPPNFAAKSYSILQRFGKLLQQDWKNDGSLLCVIEIPVGLQNDLLDELNQMTHGGVETKILRSK, encoded by the coding sequence ATGGGAAAATCAAGCGGACCAATAACATTCGACCATGAGAAGCTGAAGCACTTCAACCTCGCGAGGCTCAAGAAGGGAGGGCAGGTCTTTGAGATAGTGATCAATCCGGATGAGGCTATAGATTACAAGAACAGGAAGGTGAAGGACCTCAAGGAAGTCCTCAGGTCAGAGAACATCTTCCATGATGCCAAGAAAGGGATCATGGCATCTGAGACAGCGATGAAGGAGATCTTCGAGACAGAGGACAAGCTCAAGATCGCCGACATGATATTGCAGGAAGGGGAGATACAGCTGACTGCAGAGCACAGGGAAAAACTAAGAGAGGCGAAGAAGAAGAGGATAATAACACTCATAGCAAGGAATGCATGCGATCCGAAGACAGGGCACCCTCATCCGCCGCAGAGGATTGAGAACGCGATCGAAGAGGCGAAAGTCAAGTTCAACGAGTTCAAATCTGCCGAAGACCAGGTGAATGACGTGGTCAAGCAGATAAGGGCAGTCCTCCCGATCAAGTTCGAGCAGAGGGAGATAGAGATAAGGATACCTCCGAATTTCGCTGCAAAAAGCTATTCTATACTGCAGAGGTTCGGGAAGCTCCTCCAGCAGGACTGGAAGAATGACGGGAGCCTGCTCTGCGTCATCGAGATACCGGTCGGCCTCCAGAACGATCTCCTGGACGAGCTCAATCAGATGACCCATGGAGGGGTAGAGACAAAGATATTAAGATCAAAATGA
- a CDS encoding DUF1761 domain-containing protein: MYLYGINIWAVLVAAVASFVLGGIWYNKAVFGKTWMKLSGTKPKKGSNTKMVYGFLTTVVMAYVLALFIGAGSGAIRGMAIAFWVWLGFIATITLSGWLWENRAFKLWALNNIYNIISLLVMGAIIGAW; the protein is encoded by the coding sequence ATGTATCTTTATGGAATAAATATCTGGGCTGTCCTTGTTGCAGCTGTCGCATCTTTTGTTCTCGGCGGCATATGGTATAACAAGGCGGTTTTCGGCAAGACCTGGATGAAGCTTTCTGGGACAAAGCCAAAAAAAGGGTCAAATACCAAGATGGTTTATGGCTTCTTGACAACAGTTGTCATGGCATATGTGCTTGCATTATTCATCGGAGCCGGAAGCGGAGCAATCCGAGGCATGGCAATCGCATTCTGGGTGTGGCTCGGATTCATAGCGACGATAACGCTAAGCGGATGGCTGTGGGAGAACAGGGCATTCAAGCTCTGGGCGCTGAACAACATCTACAACATTATATCCCTATTGGTTATGGGAGCCATCATCGGAGCCTGGTAA
- a CDS encoding exosome complex exonuclease Rrp41, which translates to MTYDKRYDGRDWTQLRDIEAKAGVIKKADGSAWFRIGKTGAYAAVYGPRELYPKFLQDPEKGVLRCNYNMMPFSGAGERVRPGPSRRSKEISMVTENALRPVLDLNEFPNAVVDVFIELPQTDAGSRCAGICAAAIALADAGIPMKDLVAAVAVGRVDDKLVVDLDYQEEAYDSGPTADIPVAMIPSTGEVTLLQLDGEIKKEQVVQCIELAREAIKNINRIQRDALKDKYYFGDTHDMALNDDETQEFEGGDDSE; encoded by the coding sequence ATGACTTACGACAAAAGATATGACGGAAGAGACTGGACCCAGCTGAGGGATATCGAAGCCAAGGCAGGAGTCATCAAGAAGGCTGACGGCTCAGCATGGTTCAGGATAGGCAAGACCGGGGCATATGCCGCAGTCTACGGCCCAAGAGAATTATACCCTAAGTTCCTGCAGGACCCTGAGAAAGGAGTCCTGAGATGCAACTACAACATGATGCCATTCTCAGGCGCAGGAGAGAGAGTAAGGCCGGGGCCGAGCAGGAGATCAAAGGAGATCTCAATGGTCACAGAGAACGCACTGAGGCCGGTCCTCGACCTCAATGAATTCCCGAATGCAGTTGTTGATGTTTTCATAGAACTGCCCCAGACAGATGCAGGATCAAGATGTGCGGGCATCTGCGCAGCGGCGATCGCGCTGGCTGACGCCGGGATACCCATGAAGGACCTTGTCGCAGCAGTCGCTGTCGGGAGGGTAGATGACAAGCTTGTGGTCGACCTGGATTACCAGGAGGAAGCCTATGATAGCGGGCCGACAGCAGACATACCTGTCGCGATGATACCCTCGACAGGCGAGGTGACGCTTCTCCAGCTTGACGGCGAGATAAAAAAAGAGCAGGTAGTGCAATGCATCGAGCTTGCCAGGGAAGCCATCAAGAACATAAACAGGATACAAAGGGATGCGCTGAAGGACAAGTACTATTTCGGGGATACCCACGACATGGCGCTAAACGATGATGAAACCCAGGAATTTGAAGGGGGTGATGACAGTGAATAA
- a CDS encoding RNA-binding protein, which translates to MGTILVKEKSVVVPGEELAEGMDYLPAQGTYRQGDFIRAAKLGLVNVDGKVIKLIPLSGRYLPKKGDTIIGQVIDISFSGWRLDINSAYSAMLSLKDATSEFIIRGADLTQYYNLGDYLVAKITNVTSQKLVDLSMKGPGLRSVRGGRIVKVNTNKVPRVIGKQGSMVVTVKNATDTKIIVGQNGLVWVMGENPKMEALAVNTIKKIEAEAHMPGLTERIKNYLEEEVRKLKGESQ; encoded by the coding sequence ATGGGAACGATATTAGTGAAAGAGAAAAGTGTCGTTGTCCCCGGAGAAGAGCTGGCAGAAGGGATGGATTACCTGCCTGCGCAAGGGACATACAGACAAGGAGACTTCATAAGAGCCGCAAAACTGGGCCTTGTGAATGTAGACGGAAAGGTGATAAAGCTCATACCTCTTTCAGGGAGATACCTCCCGAAGAAGGGAGACACAATCATCGGGCAGGTCATTGATATATCCTTCAGCGGATGGAGGCTCGACATAAACTCAGCCTACTCAGCAATGCTGTCGCTTAAGGATGCCACCTCTGAGTTCATAATAAGGGGGGCAGACCTGACACAGTACTACAACCTGGGCGATTACCTTGTGGCAAAGATAACGAACGTCACCTCGCAGAAGCTCGTGGACCTGTCGATGAAAGGCCCGGGGCTGAGGAGCGTCAGGGGAGGCCGCATAGTGAAGGTCAACACCAACAAGGTCCCAAGAGTCATCGGAAAACAGGGATCGATGGTTGTCACAGTCAAGAATGCGACTGATACGAAGATCATCGTCGGCCAGAACGGCCTGGTCTGGGTGATGGGCGAGAATCCGAAGATGGAAGCCCTGGCAGTCAACACGATCAAGAAGATCGAGGCAGAAGCCCATATGCCAGGACTGACCGAGAGGATCAAGAATTACCTGGAAGAAGAAGTCAGGAAGCTCAAAGGTGAATCACAATGA
- a CDS encoding TM2 domain-containing protein has product MMAKKVNWILCLVMSILFGGLGVDRFIMGHIGLGILKLITMGGCGIWWIVDVILIATKYKFEGIQWVE; this is encoded by the coding sequence ATGATGGCAAAGAAAGTCAATTGGATTTTATGTCTTGTTATGTCGATATTGTTCGGGGGCCTTGGAGTTGACAGGTTCATTATGGGCCATATCGGTCTTGGCATCCTGAAACTCATCACAATGGGCGGATGTGGTATCTGGTGGATTGTCGACGTGATACTCATCGCGACAAAGTATAAGTTCGAGGGTATCCAGTGGGTTGAATGA
- a CDS encoding DUF2752 domain-containing protein, which yields MKPESFFGFVYDMLGFRTPQARLFNFSSAFVILASVPTELLAKSPAKCVWKHFLLPLAFGGVCPESGFFADCNCPACYMTRGISSILHGRFRYAWDHYNRFAFLTVVIMAVLLITSLVQTIKYYRKTKKIF from the coding sequence ATGAAGCCCGAGTCATTTTTTGGTTTTGTCTATGACATGCTTGGCTTCCGGACTCCACAGGCCAGGCTGTTCAATTTCTCTTCTGCTTTTGTCATACTTGCATCTGTGCCGACTGAATTGCTTGCGAAATCCCCGGCGAAATGTGTCTGGAAGCACTTTCTTCTTCCTCTTGCATTCGGAGGTGTCTGTCCTGAATCAGGTTTTTTTGCAGACTGCAATTGCCCTGCTTGCTACATGACAAGGGGCATTTCCAGCATCCTGCACGGAAGATTCAGGTATGCATGGGATCATTATAACAGGTTCGCTTTCCTCACAGTCGTCATAATGGCAGTGCTGTTGATTACAAGCTTAGTGCAAACAATTAAATATTACAGGAAGACTAAGAAGATATTTTGA